The Candidatus Bathyarchaeia archaeon nucleotide sequence CTACATCCTCGCGTAACCTCCGTGGGACAAGTTTCTAGATTCTTCGGCTTGAAGGGGTAGCGCCAACGAGTTCTTTCCGAATCACCGAGGATCTCTAACGTTGCCTAGGACTCGTCTAGGAGCTGCTTCTTCTCTTCGAGGGAGAGCTCTTCAACATACACGGCTGTTGCCCTCAAGTCTTTGTGCCCCATAAGGCTCTGAACTTTCCAAGGATCCCTACCGGTCTTTCTGGCCCAGTATGTCCCGAAATAGGCCCGCTGACGGTGATTATGCAGACGGTCCCAATCAGGAACACCAGCGAGTCTGGCATACTTTCGCAGGATGTTTGTTCCATGTTGCTCTGAAAGAGAGATAATCCTCTCGCCTTTCTGAGCTTTTAGGGCTAGTTTCTGAGCAAGCCGGAGCCACTTTTTCCCAGGATAGTCTGGCTCTATCTTTCCCCCCTTGAAGTGAATCATTATTGTTTCTTCGCCGACGTCCTCTTTCTGTATTCCTGGAAGCTCCACGAAGCACACGACCTTCTCACCGGTCCTCTTCCTGATGTAGGTCACCTTGTTATGGCAGCCCACGATGCTTCCGATACGCCATCCTCGCTCCAACTGAAGCCCCAACAGAAGGTAATCTCGAGGAACCTCCTGGGCCAATTTCAATATCCGGTTCTTCTGAGCATCTGTTAACCGAGTCTCCCCTCGTCCGTCTCTGCTTACTCGCATGAGAGAATGCGCCTCTGATTCTTTCCCTTTCCCGTGTTTCCCCATTCTTTCCCATGTTCTTTGACGTGACAAGATGGGCAAACGAGCTTGAGGTTGTCGAGAGAGTTGTTGCCACGATTCCTGTCGATGTGATGTACAACCATATATGGATCCCAGCCTTCGGAAACCAGACCCGTCCTAGGACTGTAGCACGAGATCTTGCCGCATCTCTGACAGGTATTATTGTCTCTCTTCCAGACCAAGTCCCGAAGTCTGGGAGTTAGCCTCGACTCGTATGCTTCGAACAAGCTCATCGATTTTTCGCCTCTAGCCTCTTTACGGTAGCCGAAATAAGACTTACTAAAAGTGCAGTTTTAGCAAGTGTACGTGCGTATTAGTAGAGTTGGACAAATAGGATCTGCCGGCGTAATGGTAGAATTGCTTTCCGGAGCTTTCAGATCACCAAAACTTGATCTAGTTCCGAGCGAGCATCAAGACCCAAGCAGTAGAAGAGCTCCACGAGCGCGAGTTGAGTCATACGAAAGCACCCAAAACGCTGAATCGATCCCGGCGATGATTTCACGGAATAATGTTGAAAAGGCTTGGCGTACCGATCTCCGGCCAGCCATTGAACCAGTTCGAATTCTACGACATTGAGAGGCACGACCGGACACCATTGGGTGTCATCGCGAGATATGTGCCTGCGACTCCATTGGACAGGAGGCAAGCCATAGTGGAAACGGTGCTAGCCGAAGAGGGCATTCGTCTATGACAGCGAGCCGGGAGAGTCCAATTTTTTGGAGGGATGACAATCCTCCAAAATTTTGGAGGGCTGTAATAATCCGTGATTAGAATTAGGTCGTGTAGCGCGCCTCGGATTTTCTCTGCCCCCGGTGTTGCTTTGCTTGCATTTGTTCTGGCGGAAGGCCTATAGGGAGAAGTGGCGGAGGGATCCCCTAGGCTC carries:
- a CDS encoding tyrosine-type recombinase/integrase codes for the protein MGKHGKGKESEAHSLMRVSRDGRGETRLTDAQKNRILKLAQEVPRDYLLLGLQLERGWRIGSIVGCHNKVTYIRKRTGEKVVCFVELPGIQKEDVGEETIMIHFKGGKIEPDYPGKKWLRLAQKLALKAQKGERIISLSEQHGTNILRKYARLAGVPDWDRLHNHRQRAYFGTYWARKTGRDPWKVQSLMGHKDLRATAVYVEELSLEEKKQLLDES
- a CDS encoding HNH endonuclease signature motif containing protein, which encodes MSLFEAYESRLTPRLRDLVWKRDNNTCQRCGKISCYSPRTGLVSEGWDPYMVVHHIDRNRGNNSLDNLKLVCPSCHVKEHGKEWGNTGKGKNQRRILSCE